The Takifugu flavidus isolate HTHZ2018 unplaced genomic scaffold, ASM371156v2 ctg502, whole genome shotgun sequence genome has a segment encoding these proteins:
- the LOC130520739 gene encoding uncharacterized protein LOC130520739 isoform X8, whose translation MSKNLCFPKPHRCISHPAKRPSLFLVTWKKFYVHLAGCTGGAHLHIVDLLKQLNQSEVFSPEESDYIVVFCPVRSHIRTDISVALETVPALKPTILVVLHHTFDPNSVEADSKRQVCNRLPDLLLTVDCLFNEGKLLSSKHNKAAYMEIIKLIATSYQGYANKPAPLPSCFFCRLRLLVFFPKSLTVP comes from the exons atgagcaaaaatctgtgttttccaaaGCCTCACCGCTGCATCTCACATCCAGCCAAACGgccttctctgtttttagtGACTTGGAAAAAGTTTTATGTCCACCTGGCGGGCTGCACTGGTGGGGCTCATCTTCACATTGTGGACCTCCTGAAACAGCTGAACCAGAGTGAGGTTTTCTCTCCAGAAGAAAGTGATTACATCgtggttttctgtcctgtgaggTCACACATTAGGACTGACATCTCTGTAGCCTTGGAGACTGTTCCAG cCTTGAAACCGACAATCCTGGTGGtgctgcatcacacctttgaccctaattctgttgaagctgacagcaagaggcaggtgtgcaaccgcctcccagacctcctgctcaccgtggactgtcttttcaacgagggcaaactcctcagcagcaaacacaataaagcggcttacatggagatcatcaagctcatcgccacatcttaccagggttacgctaataag cctgctcctcttccatcctgtttcttctgccgcctgcgcctcttggtattttttccaaaatctttgactgtaccgtaa
- the LOC130520739 gene encoding uncharacterized protein LOC130520739 isoform X4, with translation MDHTTVTWKKFYVHLAGCTGGAHLHIVDLLKQLNQSEVFSPEESDYIVVFCPVRSHIRTDISVALETVPALKPTILVVLHHTFDPNSVEADSKRQVCNRLPDLLLTVDCLFNEGKLLSSKHNKAAYMEIIKLIATSYQGYANKIHVCSSPQKVPAPELCVSFTPVLHQLVIRSPPFRGALPWVWLGTLFTGVTIDGTCTV, from the exons ATGGACCACACCACTG tGACTTGGAAAAAGTTTTATGTCCACCTGGCGGGCTGCACTGGTGGGGCTCATCTTCACATTGTGGACCTCCTGAAACAGCTGAACCAGAGTGAGGTTTTCTCTCCAGAAGAAAGTGATTACATCgtggttttctgtcctgtgaggTCACACATTAGGACTGACATCTCTGTAGCCTTGGAGACTGTTCCAG cCTTGAAACCGACAATCCTGGTGGtgctgcatcacacctttgaccctaattctgttgaagctgacagcaagaggcaggtgtgcaaccgcctcccagacctcctgctcaccgtggactgtcttttcaacgagggcaaactcctcagcagcaaacacaataaagcggcttacatggagatcatcaagctcatcgccacatcttaccagggttacgctaataag ATTCATGTCTGCAGTTCAccacagaaggttcctgctccagaactgtgcgtcagtttcactcctgttcttcatcagctggtgaTTAG gtcGCCACCGTTCCGAGGAGCACTTCCTTGGGTTTGGCTTGGCACTTTGTTCACTGGCGTCACCATTGATGGCACGtgcactgtgtaa
- the LOC130520737 gene encoding zinc finger protein 512-like isoform X3 — MVFVHLEWTLLTAGRICHHYMCSERRNVSSHNLKVVNRVQMPLKSDEDEAQNAQSEANPERTASGRVQRASAQVANFHLAEIANNELPKDWPKRKFQSDLVPDDKKLKYARPGLPAFSQDVLRKWKNEVKLRRKVKCPNQGCCSTYTSVSGLKAHLGLCTKGEFEAGKYRCLICNKEFNSESGVKYHINSIHSEDWFVTNKKAFKKFEKFLKNQSRDFVHNVAKQGLDRQYRCGYT; from the exons ATGGTGTTTGTGCACCTGGAATGGACCCTTCTCACAGCGGGGAGGATATGTCACCATTATATGTgctcagaaagaagaaatgtgtCAAGTCACAATCTAAAAGTGGTGAACCGTGTCCAG ATGCCGCTGAAGAGCGATGAAGATGAGGCCCAGAATGCTCAGAGTGAGGCCAACCCGGAGAGGACGGCCAGTGGTCGGGTGCAGCGAGCCTCGGCCCAGGTGGCCAACTTTCACCTGGCTGAGATCGCCAACAATGAGCTGCCCAAAGACTGGCCCAAGAGGAAGTTTCAGTCGGACCTGGTGCCTGATGATAAAAAG TTGAAGTACGCCCGGCCGGGCCTGCCCGCCTTCAGCCAAGATGTgctgaggaagtggaagaatGAGGTGAAGCTGCGGAGGAAGGTCAAATGTCCCAACCAG GGTTGTTGCTCCACCTACACCAGTGTGTCGGGGCTGAAGGCTCATCTGGGACTGTGTACGAAG GGTGAATTTGAGGCAGGAAAGTACAGGTGTCTGATCTGCAATAAAGAGTTCAACTCTGAAAGTGGAGTCAAATACCACATCAACTCTATCCACTCGGAG GACTGGTTTGTGACGAACAAAAAAGCCTTCAAGAAGTTTGAGAAGTTCCTTAAGAACCAGTCCAGGGATTTTGTGCATAATGTGGCCAAGCAGGGGTTGGACCG gcaatatcgttgcggttacacctga
- the LOC130520739 gene encoding uncharacterized protein LOC130520739 isoform X1, protein MSKNLCFPKPHRCISHPAKRPSLFLVTWKKFYVHLAGCTGGAHLHIVDLLKQLNQSEVFSPEESDYIVVFCPVRSHIRTDISVALETVPALKPTILVVLHHTFDPNSVEADSKRQVCNRLPDLLLTVDCLFNEGKLLSSKHNKAAYMEIIKLIATSYQGYANKIHVCSSPQKVPAPELCVSFTPVLHQLVIRSPPFRGALPWVWLGTLFTGVTIDGTCTV, encoded by the exons atgagcaaaaatctgtgttttccaaaGCCTCACCGCTGCATCTCACATCCAGCCAAACGgccttctctgtttttagtGACTTGGAAAAAGTTTTATGTCCACCTGGCGGGCTGCACTGGTGGGGCTCATCTTCACATTGTGGACCTCCTGAAACAGCTGAACCAGAGTGAGGTTTTCTCTCCAGAAGAAAGTGATTACATCgtggttttctgtcctgtgaggTCACACATTAGGACTGACATCTCTGTAGCCTTGGAGACTGTTCCAG cCTTGAAACCGACAATCCTGGTGGtgctgcatcacacctttgaccctaattctgttgaagctgacagcaagaggcaggtgtgcaaccgcctcccagacctcctgctcaccgtggactgtcttttcaacgagggcaaactcctcagcagcaaacacaataaagcggcttacatggagatcatcaagctcatcgccacatcttaccagggttacgctaataag ATTCATGTCTGCAGTTCAccacagaaggttcctgctccagaactgtgcgtcagtttcactcctgttcttcatcagctggtgaTTAG gtcGCCACCGTTCCGAGGAGCACTTCCTTGGGTTTGGCTTGGCACTTTGTTCACTGGCGTCACCATTGATGGCACGtgcactgtgtaa
- the LOC130520739 gene encoding uncharacterized protein LOC130520739 isoform X9, whose product MSKNLCFPKPHRCISHPAKRPSLFLVTWKKFYVHLAGCTGGAHLHIVDLLKQLNQSEVFSPEESDYIVVFCPVRSHIRTDISVALETVPALKPTILVVLHHTFDPNSVEADSKRQVCNRLPDLLLTVDCLFNEGKLLSSKHNKAAYMEIIKLIATSYQGYANKP is encoded by the exons atgagcaaaaatctgtgttttccaaaGCCTCACCGCTGCATCTCACATCCAGCCAAACGgccttctctgtttttagtGACTTGGAAAAAGTTTTATGTCCACCTGGCGGGCTGCACTGGTGGGGCTCATCTTCACATTGTGGACCTCCTGAAACAGCTGAACCAGAGTGAGGTTTTCTCTCCAGAAGAAAGTGATTACATCgtggttttctgtcctgtgaggTCACACATTAGGACTGACATCTCTGTAGCCTTGGAGACTGTTCCAG cCTTGAAACCGACAATCCTGGTGGtgctgcatcacacctttgaccctaattctgttgaagctgacagcaagaggcaggtgtgcaaccgcctcccagacctcctgctcaccgtggactgtcttttcaacgagggcaaactcctcagcagcaaacacaataaagcggcttacatggagatcatcaagctcatcgccacatcttaccagggttacgctaataag ccatga
- the LOC130520739 gene encoding uncharacterized protein LOC130520739 isoform X3: MSKNLCFPKPHRCISHPAKRPSLFLVTWKKFYVHLAGCTGGAHLHIVDLLKQLNQSEVFSPEESDYIVVFCPVRSHIRTDISVALETVPALKPTILVVLHHTFDPNSVEADSKRQVCNRLPDLLLTVDCLFNEGKLLSSKHNKAAYMEIIKLIATSYQGYANKVKMAHFLPLSPLKCFCFTLIFVLRTPACFLDITLYGLPFNRG, from the exons atgagcaaaaatctgtgttttccaaaGCCTCACCGCTGCATCTCACATCCAGCCAAACGgccttctctgtttttagtGACTTGGAAAAAGTTTTATGTCCACCTGGCGGGCTGCACTGGTGGGGCTCATCTTCACATTGTGGACCTCCTGAAACAGCTGAACCAGAGTGAGGTTTTCTCTCCAGAAGAAAGTGATTACATCgtggttttctgtcctgtgaggTCACACATTAGGACTGACATCTCTGTAGCCTTGGAGACTGTTCCAG cCTTGAAACCGACAATCCTGGTGGtgctgcatcacacctttgaccctaattctgttgaagctgacagcaagaggcaggtgtgcaaccgcctcccagacctcctgctcaccgtggactgtcttttcaacgagggcaaactcctcagcagcaaacacaataaagcggcttacatggagatcatcaagctcatcgccacatcttaccagggttacgctaataaggtaaagatggcacatttcctgccactgtctcctcttaaatgcttctgtttcacactaatctttgtcctccgtactcctgcctgctttctggacatcactctttatg ggttgccattcaacagaggatga
- the LOC130520739 gene encoding uncharacterized protein LOC130520739 isoform X7, translated as MSKNLCFPKPHRCISHPAKRPSLFLVTWKKFYVHLAGCTGGAHLHIVDLLKQLNQSEVFSPEESDYIVVFCPVRSHIRTDISVALETVPALKPTILVVLHHTFDPNSVEADSKRQVCNRLPDLLLTVDCLFNEGKLLSSKHNKAAYMEIIKLIATSYQGYANKRMKFVILVTIIAVFFVVVITSLVLV; from the exons atgagcaaaaatctgtgttttccaaaGCCTCACCGCTGCATCTCACATCCAGCCAAACGgccttctctgtttttagtGACTTGGAAAAAGTTTTATGTCCACCTGGCGGGCTGCACTGGTGGGGCTCATCTTCACATTGTGGACCTCCTGAAACAGCTGAACCAGAGTGAGGTTTTCTCTCCAGAAGAAAGTGATTACATCgtggttttctgtcctgtgaggTCACACATTAGGACTGACATCTCTGTAGCCTTGGAGACTGTTCCAG cCTTGAAACCGACAATCCTGGTGGtgctgcatcacacctttgaccctaattctgttgaagctgacagcaagaggcaggtgtgcaaccgcctcccagacctcctgctcaccgtggactgtcttttcaacgagggcaaactcctcagcagcaaacacaataaagcggcttacatggagatcatcaagctcatcgccacatcttaccagggttacgctaataag aggatgaaatttgtgattttagttactattatagctgtattttttgttgttgtgattacttcattagtacttgtttaa
- the LOC130520739 gene encoding uncharacterized protein LOC130520739 isoform X5 translates to MSKNLCFPKPHRCISHPAKRPSLFLVTWKKFYVHLAGCTGGAHLHIVDLLKQLNQSEVFSPEESDYIVVFCPVRSHIRTDISVALETVPALKPTILVVLHHTFDPNSVEADSKRQVCNRLPDLLLTVDCLFNEGKLLSSKHNKAAYMEIIKLIATSYQGYANKGCHSTEDEICDFSYYYSCIFCCCDYFISTCLTVS, encoded by the exons atgagcaaaaatctgtgttttccaaaGCCTCACCGCTGCATCTCACATCCAGCCAAACGgccttctctgtttttagtGACTTGGAAAAAGTTTTATGTCCACCTGGCGGGCTGCACTGGTGGGGCTCATCTTCACATTGTGGACCTCCTGAAACAGCTGAACCAGAGTGAGGTTTTCTCTCCAGAAGAAAGTGATTACATCgtggttttctgtcctgtgaggTCACACATTAGGACTGACATCTCTGTAGCCTTGGAGACTGTTCCAG cCTTGAAACCGACAATCCTGGTGGtgctgcatcacacctttgaccctaattctgttgaagctgacagcaagaggcaggtgtgcaaccgcctcccagacctcctgctcaccgtggactgtcttttcaacgagggcaaactcctcagcagcaaacacaataaagcggcttacatggagatcatcaagctcatcgccacatcttaccagggttacgctaataag ggttgccattcaacagaggatgaaatttgtgattttagttactattatagctgtattttttgttgttgtgattacttcattagtacttgtttaacagttagctaa
- the LOC130520740 gene encoding fatty acid-binding protein, brain-like: protein MCFICHVPGVGFATRQVGNVTKPTVIISLEGDKVVVRTQSTFKNTEISFKLGEEFDETTADDRNCKSTVSLEGDKLVHVQKWDGKETTFVREIKDGKMVMVRFCLK, encoded by the exons atgtgcttcatatgtcATGTCCCAGGCGTGGGCTTCGCCACCCGACAGGTCGGGAACGTGACCAAACCgaccgtcatcatcagcctggagggcgataaggtggtggttcgcacccagagcaccttcaaaaacacagagatctccttcaagctgggggaggagtttgatgaaaccaccgccgacgacaggaactgtaaa tctacagtgtctctggagggagacaagttggtccacgtccaaaagtgggacggcaaagagaccacgttcgtcagagagatcaaggacggcaagatggtcatggtacgtttctgtctaaagtga
- the LOC130520737 gene encoding zinc finger protein 512-like isoform X2, translated as MVFVHLEWTLLTAGRICHHYMCSERRNVSSHNLKVVNRVQMPLKSDEDEAQNAQSEANPERTASGRVQRASAQVANFHLAEIANNELPKDWPKRKFQSDLVPDDKKLKYARPGLPAFSQDVLRKWKNEVKLRRKVKCPNQGCCSTYTSVSGLKAHLGLCTKGEFEAGKYRCLICNKEFNSESGVKYHINSIHSEDWFVTNKKAFKKFEKFLKNQSRDFVHNVAKQGLDRNRNVESWI; from the exons ATGGTGTTTGTGCACCTGGAATGGACCCTTCTCACAGCGGGGAGGATATGTCACCATTATATGTgctcagaaagaagaaatgtgtCAAGTCACAATCTAAAAGTGGTGAACCGTGTCCAG ATGCCGCTGAAGAGCGATGAAGATGAGGCCCAGAATGCTCAGAGTGAGGCCAACCCGGAGAGGACGGCCAGTGGTCGGGTGCAGCGAGCCTCGGCCCAGGTGGCCAACTTTCACCTGGCTGAGATCGCCAACAATGAGCTGCCCAAAGACTGGCCCAAGAGGAAGTTTCAGTCGGACCTGGTGCCTGATGATAAAAAG TTGAAGTACGCCCGGCCGGGCCTGCCCGCCTTCAGCCAAGATGTgctgaggaagtggaagaatGAGGTGAAGCTGCGGAGGAAGGTCAAATGTCCCAACCAG GGTTGTTGCTCCACCTACACCAGTGTGTCGGGGCTGAAGGCTCATCTGGGACTGTGTACGAAG GGTGAATTTGAGGCAGGAAAGTACAGGTGTCTGATCTGCAATAAAGAGTTCAACTCTGAAAGTGGAGTCAAATACCACATCAACTCTATCCACTCGGAG GACTGGTTTGTGACGAACAAAAAAGCCTTCAAGAAGTTTGAGAAGTTCCTTAAGAACCAGTCCAGGGATTTTGTGCATAATGTGGCCAAGCAGGGGTTGGACCG gaataggaatgttgaaagttggatctga
- the LOC130520737 gene encoding zinc finger protein 512-like isoform X1, whose translation MVFVHLEWTLLTAGRICHHYMCSERRNVSSHNLKVVNRVQMPLKSDEDEAQNAQSEANPERTASGRVQRASAQVANFHLAEIANNELPKDWPKRKFQSDLVPDDKKLKYARPGLPAFSQDVLRKWKNEVKLRRKVKCPNQGCCSTYTSVSGLKAHLGLCTKGEFEAGKYRCLICNKEFNSESGVKYHINSIHSEDWFVTNKKAFKKFEKFLKNQSRDFVHNVAKQGLDRYHHSHLQHHHCPPLRQLPAQPSSTFCVYFRNRNVESWI comes from the exons ATGGTGTTTGTGCACCTGGAATGGACCCTTCTCACAGCGGGGAGGATATGTCACCATTATATGTgctcagaaagaagaaatgtgtCAAGTCACAATCTAAAAGTGGTGAACCGTGTCCAG ATGCCGCTGAAGAGCGATGAAGATGAGGCCCAGAATGCTCAGAGTGAGGCCAACCCGGAGAGGACGGCCAGTGGTCGGGTGCAGCGAGCCTCGGCCCAGGTGGCCAACTTTCACCTGGCTGAGATCGCCAACAATGAGCTGCCCAAAGACTGGCCCAAGAGGAAGTTTCAGTCGGACCTGGTGCCTGATGATAAAAAG TTGAAGTACGCCCGGCCGGGCCTGCCCGCCTTCAGCCAAGATGTgctgaggaagtggaagaatGAGGTGAAGCTGCGGAGGAAGGTCAAATGTCCCAACCAG GGTTGTTGCTCCACCTACACCAGTGTGTCGGGGCTGAAGGCTCATCTGGGACTGTGTACGAAG GGTGAATTTGAGGCAGGAAAGTACAGGTGTCTGATCTGCAATAAAGAGTTCAACTCTGAAAGTGGAGTCAAATACCACATCAACTCTATCCACTCGGAG GACTGGTTTGTGACGAACAAAAAAGCCTTCAAGAAGTTTGAGAAGTTCCTTAAGAACCAGTCCAGGGATTTTGTGCATAATGTGGCCAAGCAGGGGTTGGACCGGTACCACCACAGtcaccttcagcatcaccactgTCCAccactgagacaacttcctgcacaaccttcatcaacattttgtgtttacttcaggaataggaatgttgaaagttggatctga
- the LOC130520745 gene encoding fatty acid-binding protein, brain-like, giving the protein MVDAFCATWKLVESENFDDYMKALDVGFATRQVGNMTKPTVIISLEGDNVVVRTQSTFKNTEISFKLGEEFDETTADDRNCKSTVSLEGDKLVHVQKWDGKETTFVREIKDGKMVMVRFCLK; this is encoded by the exons ATGGTCGACGCCTTCTGTGCAACCTGGAAACTGGTGGAGAGCGAGAACTTTGATGATTACATGAAAGCCCTCG ACGTGGGCTTCGCCACCCGACAGGTCGGGAACATGACCAAACCgaccgtcatcatcagcctggagggcGATAACGTGGTGGTTCGCACCCagagcaccttcaaaaacacagagatctccttcaagctgggggaggagtttgatgaaaccaccgccgacgacaggaactgtaaa tctacagtgtctctggagggagacaagttggtccacgtccaaaagtgggacggcaaagagaccacgttcgtcagagagatcaaggacggcaagatggtcatggtacgtttctgtctaaagtga
- the LOC130520739 gene encoding uncharacterized protein LOC130520739 isoform X2 yields MSKNLCFPKPHRCISHPAKRPSLFLVTWKKFYVHLAGCTGGAHLHIVDLLKQLNQSEVFSPEESDYIVVFCPVRSHIRTDISVALETVPALKPTILVVLHHTFDPNSVEADSKRQVCNRLPDLLLTVDCLFNEGKLLSSKHNKAAYMEIIKLIATSYQGYANKIHVCSSPQKVPAPELCVSFTPVLHQLVIRGRGGLICCAGCLHTCS; encoded by the exons atgagcaaaaatctgtgttttccaaaGCCTCACCGCTGCATCTCACATCCAGCCAAACGgccttctctgtttttagtGACTTGGAAAAAGTTTTATGTCCACCTGGCGGGCTGCACTGGTGGGGCTCATCTTCACATTGTGGACCTCCTGAAACAGCTGAACCAGAGTGAGGTTTTCTCTCCAGAAGAAAGTGATTACATCgtggttttctgtcctgtgaggTCACACATTAGGACTGACATCTCTGTAGCCTTGGAGACTGTTCCAG cCTTGAAACCGACAATCCTGGTGGtgctgcatcacacctttgaccctaattctgttgaagctgacagcaagaggcaggtgtgcaaccgcctcccagacctcctgctcaccgtggactgtcttttcaacgagggcaaactcctcagcagcaaacacaataaagcggcttacatggagatcatcaagctcatcgccacatcttaccagggttacgctaataag ATTCATGTCTGCAGTTCAccacagaaggttcctgctccagaactgtgcgtcagtttcactcctgttcttcatcagctggtgaTTAG gggtcgtgggggactcatctgttgtgctggctgcctccacacctgcagctaa